DNA sequence from the Trichocoleus desertorum ATA4-8-CV12 genome:
CATGGGTATCACCGCGTTGACCCAGTTCCCAAATGGCTTTGCGCCGCTTCGCCGGATCAGGACTCCGGAGATCCTGAATTAGCTCCTCAACAATGTTGATTTTGGGCAACCGTGTGGTTTCTCTGACGGGCAATTCCTTGGGATTTCTGGCCTGTGATGAATTACTACTATTGACTGCTACACCCGGAGCACTATGACCATTACTACTGATCTCAACCGCAGGTTTGGGAGTGTCGGCCTGAGGCGGGACTGGCGGTTCCGAACGATTTACCTCTGGCCCTAAGAAACCAGCAGGAGAAGAATCAGGGTCGGGTAGAGTGTGAGGCTGCTTCGATGAACTGCTGGCTCGGTTCAGTAAATACAAAATGCCAGTTCCAGTGGCAGCGATCGCAATGACCCCGATCAACCAGCCTATCCATCTCCCCTGTGGCTTCGCAGGTGCAGGATCTGGAGCCGATTCTGGCGTAGGTTTCGGGGCTGCGCTCTGAGCCTTTTGCAACTCTTGTAAGCGGGAAAGTGTGCTGGGACCAGCGACACCATCCGCACTCAGCCCGATCGCTTTTTGAAAATTTAAAACAGCAATTTCAGTGCTTTGCTCGTAATTGCCATTGACGGAACCCTCGTAGTAGCCTAGCAGCTTCAATGTGCTTTGCAATTGCTGTACTGCTGGCCCTTGAGCCCCAGGTTGGAGGGTGGTCGCTGGGCTACTAGGGAGGGACTGGGATGTAGTTGGTGTAGGTTCACTAGGAGGGGCTTGGGCTAGGCGGAGCGTGCTATTGAGTGGATAAGCACTGTGAGCCTCAGAAGTATTTACCCTAGAACGAACTCCTGGGTAACTCCTTGCTGGCTCAGGGATGACACCGAGGAAAGTGACACAGGTAAGCAGGAGTAGAGTGGAGCGGTAGAGCGTCATAAGTAAACCCAAGGCTTAAAAACTACAACCAGGGCGAGCTGCGAGAGTGTGATTGCTGCGAAGTTAACATAGCGATTGTGACTCTCATAAGCCTTCAAAAGATTCCTTAGTTTTACGGTATAGGAAGGCATCTTAGAAGGACTTATCTTACATTCAAGCTTACGTGGCAAAACACTGGGTGATCAATGCACTTGTAACTTAGAACCCTGATAGTTAAAGTCCCGATCTCAAAATGCAAGTCGGGCTTGATCAAACTGGTACGACGATTCATAACTCGTACTAATCGCCAATCACCGCTAAATCTAAGATTCTGATTCGGTTACTGGTAGAGGCACCCTCGTAATATTACTG
Encoded proteins:
- a CDS encoding HEAT repeat domain-containing protein — encoded protein: MTLYRSTLLLLTCVTFLGVIPEPARSYPGVRSRVNTSEAHSAYPLNSTLRLAQAPPSEPTPTTSQSLPSSPATTLQPGAQGPAVQQLQSTLKLLGYYEGSVNGNYEQSTEIAVLNFQKAIGLSADGVAGPSTLSRLQELQKAQSAAPKPTPESAPDPAPAKPQGRWIGWLIGVIAIAATGTGILYLLNRASSSSKQPHTLPDPDSSPAGFLGPEVNRSEPPVPPQADTPKPAVEISSNGHSAPGVAVNSSNSSQARNPKELPVRETTRLPKINIVEELIQDLRSPDPAKRRKAIWELGQRGDTHAVQPLVDLMMDSDSKQRSLILASLSEIGVRTLKPMNRALAISLQDENPEVRKNAIRDITRIYDLVGQISQLLRHATEDPDAEVQETARWALNQVNRIKTLANVEGVPALKNAVSPPEILPENISES